A genomic stretch from Helianthus annuus cultivar XRQ/B chromosome 1, HanXRQr2.0-SUNRISE, whole genome shotgun sequence includes:
- the LOC110874831 gene encoding uncharacterized protein LOC110874831, producing the protein MVCLFVSSSLYRAFQVRVGQLTRSTSLCIHRLTLDFGSPSTTVDLSQPDRLQKPLPVTLQTKGVMNKRSIRKEELLEAEVKRLREELNKANLEKSEINSEYEKLTTICRSQRQQLHTIKQALSSFTTPGIQQQGPGLFNKSSTSPDHSSWQAFPEDHNSTPVGTTNSHQNRSVAARSPVTSPVINLNQSQRFGGLESNERNMTSQPPGWAAF; encoded by the exons atggtttgtttgtttgtttcatcGTCACTCTATCGCGCCTTCCAAGTCCGGGTCGGGCAGTTAACCAGATCCACTTCCTTATGTATACATCGTCTCACTCTTGATTTCGGATCACCATCCACAACCGTAGATCTCTCGCAG CCTGATAGATTACAGAAACCGTTACCTGTAACGCTCCAAACAAAAGGTGTCATGAACAAACGCAGCATTCGAAAGGAAGAGCTTCTGGAGGCCGAGGTAAAACGATTAAGAGAAGAGCTCAACAAGGCTAATCTGGAGAAAAGCGAAATAAACTCCGAGTATGAAAAGTTAACTACAATTTGCCGATCACAAAGACAACAGTTACACACGATTAAACAAGCTCTTTCTTCTTTTACCACACCGGGAATTCAACAGCAG GGTCCGGGATTGTTTAACAAGAGTTCGACAAGCCCAGATCACAGCTCATGGCAGGCCTTTCCCGAAGATCACAACTCTACGCCTGTTGGAACAACCAACAGCCACCAGAACAGGTCAGTAGCTGCCAGATCTCCGGTAACCTCACCCGTCATCAACTTGAACCAGTCTCAGCGGTTTGGTGGATTGGAGAGCAATGAAAGAAACATGACGTCTCAACCTCCTGGATGGGCTGCCTTCTAG